The nucleotide sequence GTTCCACAACATGGTCAGCAGCAAAAAGATACATATTACACCAAGACGCGGAGATTATTGTCTCTTAGATCATGAAATGGGGGATTTTGTGAGCCATACGATCTTCCCTCAGCCAACAAAGCTTGGAAAAGGTGTGCTTGTATCACCTACGGTTCATGGCAACCTTATAGTAGGACCTACTGCTATAGATATAGAAGATAAAGAAGCTACAGCAACTACTGCTGCAGGCATCGGAGACCTTATGGCAAAGGCCGGAATGCATGTAAAGAACCTTCCTATAGGAAGAAAGGTCATTACATCATTTGCAGGACTTCGTGCTCATGAGGATAATCATGAATTTATAATCGACTGGGTTGATGAGGCTCCCGGATTCTTTGACTGCGCAGGAATAGAGTCACCGGGACTTACAAGTTCACCTGCGATCGGACGTATGGTTGGCGGAATGTTCAAGGAGAAGCTCGGACTTAAAGAAAAGAGCGACTGGATCGCTACGCGTAAGGGCATAGTTGAAACAAAGAATCTTTCAATAGAAGAAAGAAATGAACTTATAAAGAAAAATCCTGCTTACGGAACAATAGTATGCAGATGTGAATCGATAACAGAAGGCGAGATACTCGATGCAATTCATCGTCCTCTTGGTGCAAGATCGCTTGATGGAGTAAAGAGAAGAGTAAGGGCCGGCATGGGAAGATGTCAGGCAGGCTTCTGCTCACCGAGAACAATGGAGATCCTCAACAGGGAGCTTGGCATTCCCATGGAGGAGATAACAAAGAGCGGCGGTAAATCCAACATAGTGCTTGAAAGAACCAAAGGAGGCGAGGACTGATGCTTAAATATGATATCGTGATTATAGGCGGCGGTCCTGCAGGACTTGCTGCAGCAGTAAGTGCAAGAAAAGCCGGGACAGAGAAGATTCTCATTCTTGAACGTGATCATGAGCTTGGCGGTATCTTAAACCAGTGTATCCACAATGGTTTCGGACTTCACACATTTAAGGAAGAGCTTACCGGACCTGAATATGCATATCGTTTTATGCAGCAGGTTTTTGATGAGAAAATAGAATACAAACTTAACACAATGGTAATGGACATATCTGCTGAAAGAGTTGTAACGGCCATGAATCGTGAAGACGGCATGTTCCAGATAGAGGCAGGAGCAGTTATCCTTGCAATGGGCTGTCGTGAAAGACCCAGAGGAGCCCTCAATATTCCGGGATACCGTCCAGCAGGTATTTTCTCTGCCGGTACAGCCCAGAGACTTGTAAATATAGAAGGATATATGCCGGGACGTGAGGTTGTTATCTTAGGATCAGGTGATATCGGTCTTATCATGGCACGAAGAATGACTCTCGAAGGGGCAAAGGTAAAGGTAGTTGCAGAGCTTATGCCATATTCGGGCGGCTTAAAGAGAAATATAGTTCAATGTCTTGATGACTTTGGAATCCCGCTCAAGCTTTCACATACAGTGGTAGATATAGAGGGAAAAGAACATTTGTCGGCTGTAACCATTGCTGAGGTAGGCAAGGATGGCAAGCCGATCCCTGGAACAGAAGAGAGATATACCTGTGATACATTGCTTCTTTCCTGCGGACTTATCCCTGAAAACGAGCTTTCCAGAAGTGCAGGTGTTGAGATGAGCCCGATCACCAACGGACCGGTAGTTAATGAAAGTCTTGAAACTTCAATACCCGGTGTATTTGCCTGTGGAAACGTGCTCCATGTACATGATCTCGTTGATTTCGTATCTCAGGAGGCAGCACTGGCAGGAGAAAATGCTTCAGCATTTGTAAAGAATGGCTGCAAGGACAATTCTACTGAAAAAGGAATAGAGATTAAGGCCGTAGAGGGCGCAAGATATACAGTTCCTTCTACAGTAAATACAGACAGAATGAATGATCTCCTTACGGTTCGTTTCCGTGTAGGTGCAGTATTTACGGATTCTTACGTAAGTGTTTACTTTGATGACGAGAGAGTGATGCACGTTAAAAAGAAGATAATGGCACCCGGTGAGATGGAGCAGGTAATATTAAAGAAGTCTGCACTTAAAGAACATGCCGGACTTAAGACTATTACCGTGAAGATCGAGAAAGATTAAAGGAGGCAGACTATTATGGAAACAAGAGAACTTACCTGTATCGGCTGCCCGATGGGATGCCAGATAACAGTTGAACTTGATGGCGGAGAAGTCAAAAGCGTAAAGGGAAATACCTGCCAGAAGGGTGATATTTATGCAAGAAAAGAAGTGACAAATCCTACAAGAATAGTTACTTCAACTGTAGTTATAAGCGGAGGTGACAAGCCGAGACTTTCAGTCAAGACAGCTAATGATATCCCTAAAAATAAGATTTTTGACGTTATGAAGGATATTGATGCAGCACATCCGGAAGCTCCGGTAAAAATCGGCGATGTGATTGTAGAAAATGTTGCAGGCACCGGAGTGAACGTTATCGCCACCAGAAACATCGCAAAATGTGGTTGACGGCCTGTTTGCAGATTTTGATCGCGGAGCTGCAGATAAATGGCCTGTTTGCACATTTTGAGGGCAAAGCACTCAAAATGTATAGACTTTTATACATTATTGATGTAAAATATTGTCGTTTGTTCAAGGAGCAAACGGCAATATTTTTTTTAGCATGAATGGAGAGGAAAAGGAGAGAATATGCTGGAAGAATTTTTTCATTTAAAAGAACATGGCACAACTGTAAAGACTGAGATCATTGCAGGTTTGACAACGTTCCTGTCAATGGCATACATACTTGCCGTAAACCCAAGTATTCTTGGAACTGTAATGAATCCGGGCGGTGTATTTGTTGCAACTGCACTTGCTTCTGCAATCGCAACATTTTTCATGGGCCTGGTTGCTAATTATCCGATAGCTCTTTCAGCCGGACTTGGACTGAATGCATATTTTGCATATACAGTATGTCTTGGTGAGCTGGCTAATGAAGCAAACCCCTTTACGATCTGCCTTACAGCAGTACTTTGCGAAGGATTGATATTCATAATCGTATCCGCATTTAAGTTCAGAGAGCAGATCATAAATGGTATCCCTCAGAACCTGAAATACGGTATTTCAGCAGGTATTGGTCTTTTTGTAGCATTTATCGGTCTTCAGGGTGCAGGCATCGTAGTTAAGAGTGATTCAACACTTGTTGATCTCGGAAGCTTTGCTTCAGCTGAGGTTGCTCTTTGCCTTGTCGGTACAATTATAATTGTTGTTCTTTCACATTATCAGGTTAAGGGTTCGGTTCTTATAGGTATTATTGTTACCTGGATCCTTGGAATGGTAGCACAGGCAACAGGCTGGTATACAGGAAACTGTTTCCCTGATTTCTCCGGAGGAATCAACCTTAGCGGTATATCTGAGACAGCATTTAAGTTTAACTTCGGATGGGCTGTAAGCCACATGGTACAGTTCATCGCAATTCTTTTCAGTTTTCTTTTTGTAGATCTTTTTGATACAGTAGGAACAGTAGTTGGTGTTGCAGACAAAGCAGGCCTCCTTGATAAAGACGGCAAGCTTCCGAGAGTTGGCAAGGTATTCATGGCTGATGCCATTGGTACAGTATTAGGCGCCTGCCTCGGTACTTCTACTATCACAAGCTTTGTAGAGTCATCAGCAGGTGTTGCAGCAGGCGGAAGAACAGGGCTTACAGCAGTATCTACAGGATTTTTCTTCCTTCTTTCACTTGTACTCAGCCCGGTATTCCTTGCAATTCCTTCATTTGCAACAGCTCCGGCACTTATCTATGTTGGTATGCTCATGGTTTCAAGTACAAAGCAGATCAAGTTTGATGGTGATGTAGCTGATACATTTGGTGCATATATGGCACTGCTCTTAATGCCTCTTACATATTCAATTGCAAACGGTATCATGTTCGCAGTTGTTTCATGGGTTATCATTAAGGTATGCACAGGTAAGTCAAAGGATGTTAGCCCTGTAATGTGGGTTATCTTCGTTCTCTTTGCAGCCAGGATCGCAAGTCTCATACTTAACTTCAGATAAAATACAGAATATTCAAAAGCCCGGAGGAAAAATCCCCCGGGCTTTTTTATGACATTGAGCTTTGCATCTAAAACCTATAGAATTTTGATAAAAAAAAGAGACGTCAGAGACGTCTCTTTGAAAAATCTAATTAACAAACACGCTGAAGTGTGAATTCATTCATTGCAGAAATGATTCTGTTCTTTTCCTGACCTTCAGCTTCAAAATGTAAATCAACGGGCTTATTTAAGTTCAAAGTCATGATTCCCATTACTGACTTTGCATCGATATAATATCTGCCCTGTTCCATGTCGAAATCACCTGGGAGTGAAGACATAGTCTTGTTGAATTTGCGGATCTGTTCTACTGAGTTGAATTTTAATGTTACTGTTGACATATATATCCCTCCATAAATAAAATCATCACCGTTTCCCGGACGGTTGTGACAAAAAAGTTGGTTTTCTAAAGTGCTACTCCCGATAGCATTTATTAAATTTTTATAAAAATTTAATAAAAGTTGAAAACGATATTAGTATAGCGCTCTTTTGTAAAATTTTCAACAGTAAAATCGCTCATTTTCTAGGCAAATAATTAATAAATCTGTGTTAAATTGAAATAAACGCAAAAAATAAGTATTATTTTTATATTTTTTTAATTTTTCTAATCTGATCCAGAATTGCATTTGCAACATCTTCTTTATCCATAAGAGGTAGTTCATTTCTCTCATTTGCGGATATAAGCGTGCAGACATTGGTATTTCCGGCAAATCCCGCACCTTTTGTATTAAGAGAATTTGCAACGATCATATCCATGTTTTTCTTTTGCATTTTATTTAGTGCATTATCTATCAGATTTTCAGTTTCCATGGCGAAACCGCATATAAACTGGCCGGATTTGCGTTTTCCGAGTTCTTCGATGATATCTCTGGTTCGTTCAAGGCTGAGAACAGGATTTTCACTATTATCCTTTTTCTTAATTTTATGATCAGCTACTTCGGAAGGGCGGAAGTCAGCAACTGCTGCAGCACTTATGTAAATATCGCAGTCATCAAAACGCTTTGTAGCCTCATTATACATATCCTCAGCGGAGACAATAGGCACTGACTTAATAAAAAGAGGATCCGGGAGAGCTGTTTCACCGTGGATCAGAGTGACATCCGCACCTCTTAACATTGCAGCATGCGCTATTGCATAGCCCATTTTTCCGGAAGAATGATTTGTGATAAAGCGTACGGGATCAATAGTTTCTTTAGTAGGGCCTGCGGTTACTAATATTTTTTTGCCCTTAAGATCTTTTTCGCAGGCAATTTCTTTATAAATATACTGTAGAAGAACCTCCGGTTTGGGAAGTTTTCCTGAACCCTTATCCTGACAGGCAAGCATTCCGCTGTCAGGCTCTATTATTGTCATTCCATAATGGATCAATTTTGCAAGATTGTCCTGTGTAACAGGATTTTCAAGCATTGCGGTATTCATGGCAGGAGATACGAGTTTTTTCTTTCTTGATGCCAGAACAACAGTTGAAAGCATGTCATCAGCAATCCCATTAGCCATTTTTGCAATTATATTTGCAGTGGCCGGAGCGATCATGATGCAGTCTGCAGCCTTGGCAAGTTCCACATGAGTTACTTCATACTTATAGTCCCTGTCAAACTGGTCAACTATACATCTGTTACCGCTGAGGGTTTCAAAGGTCTGTGGACTGATGAAATTAGTTGCATTTTTGCTAAGTATAACATGAACATCGGCGCCGTCTTTTCTAAGCTGGCTTACAACGTCAGCCATTTTGTAGGCAGCAATACTGCCGGTGACACCGATCACTACACATTTTCCTTTTAAGTCCATTTTATATTTTCTCCTTAATAAACGTAAGTTTATATGTTGACATAGCCTGTCGGTTGCCGCATCTGTATGTCACATGCTGACGCATGTTCCGACAGCTGCTGGCTCCCTGTATAGCAATTTTTTTTATCATATCACAAACTGAGAACATATACCATTTGTGCTAATTGGAATTCATTGTATGCAGAACTAAAGAATAATTGCAAAGTGACCGATATATAAATCGAGTTTATAGAATCATGCATATTAATCGATCTATAATAAAAAAATATCAAGGGGGAAGCAGGCCATGGTGAAAAAAATGAGCGCAAAAGCTTTAATTGCCGAACTGGCAGTTATGGTTTTATTTATTGCGCTTATTTTTGCTGTCAGGATAAATGCTGCCTCGGCTATGACCATATCAGAAAATTCAGAGCTGACAAAGGTGAGGTTTGGAACAGTCGAGCAGGAAGGCTATTCCATGCGTGATGAAAACGGGATAGTCCGTGGTTTTGATGCTGAATATATGGCCAAAATAAGTCAGTATGGGCTTATGGATCTGGAATATCATTTTTATGATAACTTTGAAGAGCTTTTGAGTGCACTTGAAAAAGGCGAGATAGATATGGCAGCGGGAGTTGCGAAGACGAAAGAACGGGAAGGCAATTTTATTTTTTCGTCAAAGCCCATTATGGATTCCGCAATCGTGATAGCAGTACCTAAGGAAGATGACTTTTATGAATATGGAAATGTCGATCAGATTTCTGAAATGAAACTTGGAGCTAATGCCGGTTCATACATGGCAAATATTTCAGATGAGTGGCAGGCAGAATACGGTACGTCGTTAAATATTATTAAGTTTGACTCTGAGGAAGAGATGAGGGCGGCAGTTGACAGCGGCAAAGTTGATGGAATGATCGTTGCAAGCGGGCAGTATCCTGAATATAGATCCATATTTGAACCTACTATTGTTGGATTTTATGTTTGTATGAACAAAGGCAGAAGCGATCTTAAGGAAAAGGTTGATGATGCTATAAATCGTATTTTAAAAGAAGATATTGATTATTTTGATACAGTGATCAATAAATACAGAGTAATAAATGGCGCAGCTGTTACTATAAGCGCTGAAGAAAAGGAATTTCTTAAGAAACATTTTCCTGATGGAAATATATACGTGGCGGTTTTAAGGCATGATCCTCCTTATTATAGCCTTGATGATGGAGAAGAAAAAGGGATAATACCGGATTATTATAATCTTTTGGCGAAGAAAATAAATTCAAACGGGCTTGATATAAAATTTAAATTTGTTACATACAGGGATAATGATGAAATCTACGATGCAGTGACCAACTACAGGGTAGATATGCTGGGTTATACAGGGATGGACTCCACGGATGCTTCAGCTCTTGGAGTAATACTTACGGGTGCTTATGATAATCAAATGATGGCAATCATAATCCCGGCGATCGATCAGAAAAATACAGAAAAGAACAAAAATTACAGTGCGTCAGATAATAAAACATCATTATATAATGTCGCAGTTCAGAAAAATGACGCAATGCAGATAAGATATTATCTCAGACTAAAAGAAATCAATTATAAAATCACAGAGTATGACAGTCTTGAAAAATGTTACAAGAAGATGGAAAAAGGTGAGTGCGATGGTGT is from Lachnospiraceae bacterium C1.1 and encodes:
- a CDS encoding FAD-dependent oxidoreductase, with the protein product MLKYDIVIIGGGPAGLAAAVSARKAGTEKILILERDHELGGILNQCIHNGFGLHTFKEELTGPEYAYRFMQQVFDEKIEYKLNTMVMDISAERVVTAMNREDGMFQIEAGAVILAMGCRERPRGALNIPGYRPAGIFSAGTAQRLVNIEGYMPGREVVILGSGDIGLIMARRMTLEGAKVKVVAELMPYSGGLKRNIVQCLDDFGIPLKLSHTVVDIEGKEHLSAVTIAEVGKDGKPIPGTEERYTCDTLLLSCGLIPENELSRSAGVEMSPITNGPVVNESLETSIPGVFACGNVLHVHDLVDFVSQEAALAGENASAFVKNGCKDNSTEKGIEIKAVEGARYTVPSTVNTDRMNDLLTVRFRVGAVFTDSYVSVYFDDERVMHVKKKIMAPGEMEQVILKKSALKEHAGLKTITVKIEKD
- a CDS encoding DUF1667 domain-containing protein, whose amino-acid sequence is METRELTCIGCPMGCQITVELDGGEVKSVKGNTCQKGDIYARKEVTNPTRIVTSTVVISGGDKPRLSVKTANDIPKNKIFDVMKDIDAAHPEAPVKIGDVIVENVAGTGVNVIATRNIAKCG
- a CDS encoding HPr family phosphocarrier protein, which gives rise to MSTVTLKFNSVEQIRKFNKTMSSLPGDFDMEQGRYYIDAKSVMGIMTLNLNKPVDLHFEAEGQEKNRIISAMNEFTLQRVC
- a CDS encoding NAD(P)/FAD-dependent oxidoreductase; amino-acid sequence: MYDVVIIGAGVTGSAVARELSRYSDLNVCVLEKGEDVCSGTSKANSAIIHAGFDAAEGSLMAKLNVEGNEMMDDLARDLDIPFKRNGSLVVCIHKEELGGLKDLYDRGVANGVKDLKILSKEEVLEMEPNLSDNVEGALYAPTGGIICPFILNIAMAENANVNGVDFFFNTEVQTLKQDEKKVWHIRTNNGEYKTKYVVNAAGVYADKFHNMVSSKKIHITPRRGDYCLLDHEMGDFVSHTIFPQPTKLGKGVLVSPTVHGNLIVGPTAIDIEDKEATATTAAGIGDLMAKAGMHVKNLPIGRKVITSFAGLRAHEDNHEFIIDWVDEAPGFFDCAGIESPGLTSSPAIGRMVGGMFKEKLGLKEKSDWIATRKGIVETKNLSIEERNELIKKNPAYGTIVCRCESITEGEILDAIHRPLGARSLDGVKRRVRAGMGRCQAGFCSPRTMEILNRELGIPMEEITKSGGKSNIVLERTKGGED
- the coaBC gene encoding bifunctional phosphopantothenoylcysteine decarboxylase/phosphopantothenate--cysteine ligase CoaBC, giving the protein MDLKGKCVVIGVTGSIAAYKMADVVSQLRKDGADVHVILSKNATNFISPQTFETLSGNRCIVDQFDRDYKYEVTHVELAKAADCIMIAPATANIIAKMANGIADDMLSTVVLASRKKKLVSPAMNTAMLENPVTQDNLAKLIHYGMTIIEPDSGMLACQDKGSGKLPKPEVLLQYIYKEIACEKDLKGKKILVTAGPTKETIDPVRFITNHSSGKMGYAIAHAAMLRGADVTLIHGETALPDPLFIKSVPIVSAEDMYNEATKRFDDCDIYISAAAVADFRPSEVADHKIKKKDNSENPVLSLERTRDIIEELGKRKSGQFICGFAMETENLIDNALNKMQKKNMDMIVANSLNTKGAGFAGNTNVCTLISANERNELPLMDKEDVANAILDQIRKIKKI
- a CDS encoding NCS2 family permease, encoding MLEEFFHLKEHGTTVKTEIIAGLTTFLSMAYILAVNPSILGTVMNPGGVFVATALASAIATFFMGLVANYPIALSAGLGLNAYFAYTVCLGELANEANPFTICLTAVLCEGLIFIIVSAFKFREQIINGIPQNLKYGISAGIGLFVAFIGLQGAGIVVKSDSTLVDLGSFASAEVALCLVGTIIIVVLSHYQVKGSVLIGIIVTWILGMVAQATGWYTGNCFPDFSGGINLSGISETAFKFNFGWAVSHMVQFIAILFSFLFVDLFDTVGTVVGVADKAGLLDKDGKLPRVGKVFMADAIGTVLGACLGTSTITSFVESSAGVAAGGRTGLTAVSTGFFFLLSLVLSPVFLAIPSFATAPALIYVGMLMVSSTKQIKFDGDVADTFGAYMALLLMPLTYSIANGIMFAVVSWVIIKVCTGKSKDVSPVMWVIFVLFAARIASLILNFR